The Rhodothermus marinus DSM 4252 DNA segment GGGCGCACGTCGAATGGCAATGGCACGGTAAAGGTCCCTGGGATTACACGAAAAACGCCGCGACGCTGCAGGCTTTCTGGCGGGAGGGGATTCGACGCATGAAGCACAACGAGGCGATCGTGACGGTGGGCATGCGGGGCGACGGCGACGAGCCCATGAGCGAGGAGACGGCCATCGAACTGCTGGAGCGCATCATCCGCGACCAGCGGCGGATTCTGGCCGAAGAAACCGGCCGCGATCCCTCCGAAATCCCCCAGGCCTGGACCATCTACAAAGAGGTGCAGGACTACTACGAAAAGGGAATGCGCGTCCCCGAAGACATTACGATCGTGTTCACCGACGACAACTGGGGCAACGTACGCCTGTTGCCGCCGCCCGGTAGTCCGCCGCGAAAGGGCGGCTACGGCATGTACTACCATTTCGATTATGTGGGGGCGCCGCGCAGCTACAAATGGATCAACACGGTGCAGATTGAGCGCACCTGGGAGCAGATGCGCCTCACCTACCGGCACGGCGTCGATCGGATCTGGGTCGTGAACGTGGGCGACATCAAGCCCATGGAGCTGCCCCTTACGTTTTTCATGGACATGGCCTGGGATCCGGAGCGCTTCACGGCCGCCGACCTGCCCCGCTACTACGAACGCTGGGCCGCCGAACAGTTTGGGCCCCGGTATGCCGCCGAGATCGCGACGCTGCTGGCCACCTACACGAAGTACAACGCCCGTCGCAAGCCGGAGCTGCTCGACGCCGACACCTACAGCCTGCACCACTACCGGGAGTTCGCGCGCGTCGTCGCGGACTACCGGGCACTGGCCGCCCGTGCGCAGGCCCTTTTCTCGCGTATGCCCGCCGCCTACCGCGATGCGTTCTATCAGCTTGTGGCCTATCCGGTGATGGCCAGCGCCAACCTGTACGAGATGTACCATGCGCTGGCGCTGAACCGCCTCTATGCGCGCCAGCGGCGCGCCGCCACCAACCGGATGGCCGAAAAAGTGCGGCGTCTGTTCGCGCGCGACGCCGAACTGGCCGCCTACTACAACCACGTGATGGGCGCCGGTCGCTGGAACCACATGATGGACCAGCCGCGCATCGGCTACACGAGCTGGGACGACCCGGACGAGAACATCATGCCGGAGATCGAAACGATCGCCGTGCCCGACACGGCCCTGCCGGCCGTGGCCGTCGAGGGACAGCCCGACACCTGGCCCGGACCCGACGTACCGGCCGCGCTGCCCGTCTTCGACGATCTGACCCGCCCGGTGCATTACCTCGAAGTGTTCAACCGGGGACGGCAACCGTTCCGCTTTCGTATTCAGACCGAATCGCCCGGCCTGGCTTTCTCCGCGACCGAGGGCGAGGTGACCGAGCAGCAGCGCATCCAGGTGACTGTCGACTGGGCGCAGGTGCCGCCCGGAGCAGCGCAGCTCGTCTTCTACGTGGAAGGGCCGGGCATGCGCGTGCCCGTCGTAGCCCCGCTGGAACGGATCGTGGACCGCATACCGCCGGACTTCGAGGGCTTCGTGGCGCGTGACGGACACCTGGCCATCGAGGCCCACCATTTCAGCCGACAGGTGTCGGCTGGCGAAGCCCGCTGGGAAGTGATCCCCAACCTGGGACGAA contains these protein-coding regions:
- a CDS encoding glycosyl hydrolase 115 family protein yields the protein MLSQMRALLLLLTGLLLIESAPAQPLSSYVQDTCPDDCFALAENGRVVSIVASRADDPVVLRAIEDLAADLERVTGRRPVVHYDTWPAEPSLVVGSLAHSPLIRELVETGQLAPGEIEGRWEAFLLQVVPDVRGADRLVIAGSDPRGTVFGIYDLSRAMGVSPWYWWADVPVPHRPALYVARTLRRTDYPRVRYRGLFINDEAPALSGWAYEKFGGFNHRFYARVFELILRLKGNFLWPAMWGRSLFEEDSLNIPTAARYGIVIGTSHHEPMLRAHVEWQWHGKGPWDYTKNAATLQAFWREGIRRMKHNEAIVTVGMRGDGDEPMSEETAIELLERIIRDQRRILAEETGRDPSEIPQAWTIYKEVQDYYEKGMRVPEDITIVFTDDNWGNVRLLPPPGSPPRKGGYGMYYHFDYVGAPRSYKWINTVQIERTWEQMRLTYRHGVDRIWVVNVGDIKPMELPLTFFMDMAWDPERFTAADLPRYYERWAAEQFGPRYAAEIATLLATYTKYNARRKPELLDADTYSLHHYREFARVVADYRALAARAQALFSRMPAAYRDAFYQLVAYPVMASANLYEMYHALALNRLYARQRRAATNRMAEKVRRLFARDAELAAYYNHVMGAGRWNHMMDQPRIGYTSWDDPDENIMPEIETIAVPDTALPAVAVEGQPDTWPGPDVPAALPVFDDLTRPVHYLEVFNRGRQPFRFRIQTESPGLAFSATEGEVTEQQRIQVTVDWAQVPPGAAQLVFYVEGPGMRVPVVAPLERIVDRIPPDFEGFVARDGHLAIEAHHFSRQVSAGEARWEVIPNLGRTASAVTPLPVTMRAQAPGADSPRLEYDVLLPAPGRIRVHLYLAPTYNFVNRPGGLRLAVSLDDAPPQLLEVHAADTIPDWRYGRVWMDAVASNVRIVTSEHEITRPGPHTLKLWAVDGGVVVERIVIDTGGLRPSYLGPPESPFVRNRRTHWPPEPEAGSAYPARDTR